GAAATTTCATCCACTCTTCACAAAAAACCAAATTGAATGCCTATTAAAATAAACAAGTTTTAAATCCAAAAAAAGATGATTGTGAAGTTTACAGCAGCGCTTATCTTAATTTAGAAGAAAGCAAGGGAATAATTGCTGAAGCTATAAAAGTAAATAAATTAGTAACTATTGTTCAGTGAGATTCTGCAATTTATGGTGCTGTTGGCAAGTAAATTATAGAATTAACAAACAGTATTGAATGATCCATTATTCAGGTTTAAGCTCTTTATTTGGAACTGTTAGCATGCTTGGAACTGAATTAATCTTACAAAACATGATTATTACAAGACCCGAAGTTAGAACTCAAAAAGCAAGATTTGAAAGCATTGCAAGCTTTTCTAAACATCATACCACAATAGGCATCTTATTATTTAAAAACAATGAATTTGCTAAAAACATAATTAACAATGACAACAATAACCTGTATTATAATTTTAGATATAAAATCATTAATAAACAATATATCAATAAATAGATACATGAGTCCGGTATCTAAAACTCCTGAAAAAACCCGACCTCCATAAAATAAAGTTGCTTCTTTAATTATATTATTGGTTTTCCGCTCAAAAACCCAAATTCTATTAGTTACATAAGCAAATAAAACAGAAAAAAACCATGCGAAAATATTAGATATTATATAATCAATATTTAAAAACTTGGCAAAAATTAAATAAACTACAATATTAACAATTGTAGTTAAAATGCCGAATATTAAATAAAGTATTAACTCTTTTTTTAAACTCATATAATGCCCTTAATTATTAACAATCAGTTAATTTTTTCCAATTTTACAAAAGAAGGTCCAATATAAGCTGATTTGTTAACTTTAATCCCTTCTCCAAAATTTTCATTACTTTTTTGAATTCTCAATATTAGA
The window above is part of the Methanobrevibacter oralis genome. Proteins encoded here:
- a CDS encoding GtrA family protein, giving the protein MSLKKELILYLIFGILTTIVNIVVYLIFAKFLNIDYIISNIFAWFFSVLFAYVTNRIWVFERKTNNIIKEATLFYGGRVFSGVLDTGLMYLFIDILFINDFISKIIIQVIVVIVNYVFSKFIVFK